The following proteins are encoded in a genomic region of Carettochelys insculpta isolate YL-2023 chromosome 34, ASM3395843v1, whole genome shotgun sequence:
- the CNPY4 gene encoding protein canopy homolog 4 gives MHFPAMWLPLLALLAGAGAGQEEDERQPTPCEVCKYLSLELQELLAQSGRSKEVLELGQVLDSGARKRRIKYNTSETRLTEALESVCERFLHYSVHAERPGSLRYAKGQSQTMNTLKNLVSKGVKVDLGIPVELWDEPSVEVMQLKQQCESMLEVYEAVVEDWYFHHQDTALGAFLCEGSVLRAGETGCLSEVWTGKKDGEGAQGEEEEEKGTETPPTSPSQATHDSGEL, from the exons ATGCACTTCCCTGCCATGTGGCTCCCCCTGCTGGCGCTGCTggcgggcgcgggggcggggcaggaggaggacgAGAGGCAGCCCACCCCCTGCGAAG tGTGTAAGTACCTgagcctggagctgcaggagctgctggcccagaGCGGCCGCTCCAAGgaggtgctggagctggggcaggtgctggacTCAGGCGCGCGGAAGAGGCGCATCAAATACAACACCTC GGAAACCCGCCTCACCGAGGCTCTGGAGAGCGTGTGTGAGCGGTTCCTGCACTACAGCGTCCATGCAGAGCGCCCAGGCAGCCTTCGCTACGCCAAG GGTCAGAGCCAGACCATGAACACACTGAAGAACCTGGTGAGCAAAGGGGTGAAGGTGGATCTGGGGATCCCTGTGGAGCTGTGGGATGAGCCATCTGTGGAGGTGATGCAGCTGAAGCAGCAG TGCGAGTCGATGCTGGAGGTGTATGAGGCCGTGGTGGAGGACTGGTATTTCCACCACCAGGACACGGCGCTGGGAGCCTTCCTGTGCGAGGGAAGTGTACTGAGGGCTGGAGAGACAG GCTGCCTGAGCGAGGTCTGGACCGGGAAGAAGGACGGCGAGGGAGCCCagggcgaggaggaggaggagaaagggacaGAAACTCCCCCCACGTCTCCGAGCCAGGCCACTCATGACTCCGGGGAGCTCTGA